A region of the Streptomyces sp. NBC_00442 genome:
ATGACGCTGGTCGTGGAGGGCTCGCTCGACGAGCACACCCGCGAGGAGCTGCTCACCATGACCCCGCGCGCGTCCGCGGAGCTCATGTACGAGGAGGAGTTCAGGTCGTACAGGACGCCGCGGGAGTGGTGGCGGATCGCCGAGCTGAAGGACGGCGGCGAGCCGGTCGGCTTCGTGATCCCGGCGCGCAACAGCTACAACCCGATCATCTCCTACATCGGGGTGCTGCCCGCCCACCGCGGCCACGGCTACATCGACGACATCCTGGCCGAGGGCACCCGGGTCCTCGCCGAGCAGCACGTACCCCGGATCCGTGCCGCGACGGACCTGCCCAACGTCCCGATGGCGAACGCGTTCGCCCGCGCCGGATACGTCGTCTTCCAGCGCGTGATCAACATGATCTGGAAGTAGTCACGAATTGCGGGCGTGTCCCTCTTCTCTGTCGCACCATGGTCGCAACCGGTTACGACAGGGGGACACGCCAATGCTGTTCGAAGTGTGGGCACCGCACGCCGACCGGGCCGCCCTTCTCCTGGAGGGCGCCACCCATCCCATGCGTCGCCATCCCGTCCGCGCGGGCTGGTGGCTCGCCGAGGCCGACGCCCACTCCGGCGACCGCTACGGCTACGTCCTGGACGACGGGCCGGCCCTGCCCGACCCCCGCTCGCGCCGCCAGCCCGACGGCCCGGACGGCCTCAGCGCCGTCGTCGTCCATGAGAGCTTCGGCTGGCAGCACCCCTGGCGGGGCGGCCGCCCGCTCCAGCGCTCCGTCCTGTACGAGCTGCACATCGGCACGTTCACGCCCGAGGGCACCCTGGACGCCGCGCTCCAACACCTCGAGGATCTGGCCGAGTTGGGGATCACGCACATCGAGCTGATGCCGGTGTGCCCGTTCCCGGGCCGGCACGGCTGGGGGTACGAGGGCGTCTCGCTCTGGGCGGTGCACGAGCCCTACGGCGGCCCCGACGCCCTGAAGAGGTTCGTCGACGCGGCCCACGACCACGGCCTCGGCGTGGTCCTCGACGTCGTGCACAACCACCTGGGTCCGTCCGGGAATTACCTCCCCGCCTTCGGGCCGTACTTCACGGACACCCATCACACGCCCTGGGGTTCGGCCGTCAACCTGGATGCCGCCGGCTCCGACGAGGTGCGCGCCTTCCTCCTGGAGAGCGCACTGGCCTGGCTGCGCGACTACCACCTGGACGGGCTGCGCCTGGACGCGGTGCACGCACTGGCCGACACCCGTGCGCTCACCTTCCTTGAAGAGCTCTCGGCCGCCGTCGACGTGCTCGCCGCCGAGCTGGGCCGGCCGCTCTTCCTGATCGCCGAGTCCGACACCTGCGACCCCCGCACCACCACCCCGCGCGACGAGGGCGGCCTCGGCCTGCACGCCCAGTGGAACGACGACTTCCACCACGCGCTGCACGCCGTGCTCACCGGCGAATCCCAGGGCTACTACGCCGACTTCGCCCGCGCCCCGCTCTCGTCCCTCGCCAAGACCCTGGCCCGGGTGTTCTTCCACGACGGCACGTATTCGAGCTTCCGGGGCCGCACCCACGGCCGCCCCGTCGACCGCGCACGCACCCCCGCCCACCGCTTCCTCGGCTATTCCCAGACCCACGACCAGATCGGCAACCGGGCCCAGGGCGACCGCCTCTCGGCCACCCTGTCGCCCGGCCTCCTGGCCTGCGCGGCGACGCTGACCCTCACGAGCCCGTTCCCGCCGATGCTGTTCATGGGCGAGGAGTGGGGCGCACGCACCCCTTGGCAGTTCTTCACCGACCACACCGATCCGGAGCTCGCCCAGGCCGTACGGGAAGGCAGGCGGCGGGAGTTCACCTCGCACGGCTGGGCCGCCGAGGAGGTTCCCGACCCGCAGGACCCGGCGACGCGCGCCCGCTCGTGCCTGGACTGGACGGAGCCCGCGGGCGACCCCCACGCGCGGCTGCTCGCCTGGTACCGCGCTCTCATCGCGCTGCGTCGCGACCGGCCCGACCTCACGGACCCCGACCTCGCGGCCGTCAAGGTGGCGTACGACGAGGAAGCCCGCTGGCTGACCTACCGGCGCGGTGACCTGCGGGTGGTGGTCAATCTCTCCAAGGAGGCCGTCAGGATCAAGCTCGGCGGCGGAGGCCGGGTCCTGGCGGCCTGGGAACCGGTCGAGGCACCCGGCGCGGACGGCCTGATGCTGCTGCCGCCGGAGTCCTGCGCGGTCCTCGGGCGCTGAGCCGGTCCGGCCCAACGCCCCGATCGGACACGCCGGTTACTCGACGATGGCCATCGCGCGGTCGGTGTTGTTGAAACGCCGGCCGCCGTCGTCCGTCACGGTGACGATGTCCTCGATGCGCACGCCGAACCGGCCGGGCAGATAGATGCCGGGCTCGACGGAGAAGCACATCCCGGGCACCAGCGGCAGCTCCTCGCCCTCGATCATGTACGGCGGCTCGTGGGTGGTGACGCCGATG
Encoded here:
- the treZ gene encoding malto-oligosyltrehalose trehalohydrolase — encoded protein: MLFEVWAPHADRAALLLEGATHPMRRHPVRAGWWLAEADAHSGDRYGYVLDDGPALPDPRSRRQPDGPDGLSAVVVHESFGWQHPWRGGRPLQRSVLYELHIGTFTPEGTLDAALQHLEDLAELGITHIELMPVCPFPGRHGWGYEGVSLWAVHEPYGGPDALKRFVDAAHDHGLGVVLDVVHNHLGPSGNYLPAFGPYFTDTHHTPWGSAVNLDAAGSDEVRAFLLESALAWLRDYHLDGLRLDAVHALADTRALTFLEELSAAVDVLAAELGRPLFLIAESDTCDPRTTTPRDEGGLGLHAQWNDDFHHALHAVLTGESQGYYADFARAPLSSLAKTLARVFFHDGTYSSFRGRTHGRPVDRARTPAHRFLGYSQTHDQIGNRAQGDRLSATLSPGLLACAATLTLTSPFPPMLFMGEEWGARTPWQFFTDHTDPELAQAVREGRRREFTSHGWAAEEVPDPQDPATRARSCLDWTEPAGDPHARLLAWYRALIALRRDRPDLTDPDLAAVKVAYDEEARWLTYRRGDLRVVVNLSKEAVRIKLGGGGRVLAAWEPVEAPGADGLMLLPPESCAVLGR